From Alphaproteobacteria bacterium, the proteins below share one genomic window:
- a CDS encoding outer membrane protein assembly factor BamD — translation MRRYAGAAARALALATTLALGACGLFGGSDDDRNYAEAPVEQLYNRALDALGASDYKSAAKGFEEVDRQHPYSVWAVKAQLMTAFAYYQSNKYDDAIIALDRFIQLHPGHRDVPYAYYLKALCYYEQISDVGRDQRMTEQALNTLGEVVKRFPDTPYARDARLKIDLAVDHLGGKEMEVGRFYQTRKQWVAAINRYRRVIEQYQTTTHTPEALHRLVESYLALGVVNEAKMAAAVLGHNFPGSDWYADSYFLLEGVDLRPEKDDRSWLGRIWKSIF, via the coding sequence GGTACGCAGGGGCGGCGGCGAGGGCGCTGGCATTGGCGACGACACTGGCGCTCGGCGCCTGCGGCCTGTTCGGCGGCAGCGACGACGACAGGAACTATGCCGAGGCACCGGTCGAGCAGCTCTACAATCGCGCGCTCGATGCGCTGGGCGCCAGCGACTACAAGTCCGCCGCCAAAGGCTTCGAGGAGGTCGATCGCCAGCACCCTTATTCGGTCTGGGCGGTCAAGGCGCAGTTGATGACGGCCTTCGCCTATTACCAGTCCAACAAATACGACGACGCGATCATCGCGCTCGACCGCTTCATCCAACTGCACCCTGGCCACCGTGACGTGCCCTACGCCTACTATCTGAAGGCGCTCTGCTACTACGAGCAGATCTCCGATGTCGGCCGCGATCAGCGGATGACGGAGCAGGCACTGAACACGCTGGGCGAGGTGGTGAAGCGCTTTCCCGACACACCCTATGCCCGCGACGCGCGCCTGAAGATCGACCTCGCCGTCGACCATCTCGGCGGCAAGGAGATGGAGGTCGGCCGCTTCTACCAGACGCGCAAGCAATGGGTCGCGGCGATCAACCGCTACCGCCGAGTTATCGAGCAGTACCAGACCACGACGCACACGCCGGAGGCGCTGCACCGGCTGGTCGAGAGCTACCTCGCGCTCGGCGTTGTCAACGAGGCCAAGATGGCAGCCGCCGTGCTGGGGCACAATTTTCCAGGCAGCGACTGGTACGCCGACAGCTACTTCCTGCTCGAAGGCGTCGACCTGCGCCCGGAGAAGGACGACCGCTCCTGGCTCGGCCGCATCTGGAAATCGATCTTCTGA
- the recN gene encoding DNA repair protein RecN: MLRCLSIRDFVLIEKLDLTFPAGKGSRLGALTGETGAGKSILLDAFSLALGGRAGQGIVRTGTTQAVVVAEFTLSEDHPAHAILAEQGVADEGDTLLLRRVVGADGRGRAYVNDQPASVGLLKRLGETLVEIQGQFEQHGLLVPVNHRDTLDAFGGLESDAARVAAAWSAWRAAESARLEATTAFEQAQRDEEYLRHAVAELDRLDPKVDDEEALAARRQLLRHGAAIGEAVAQALDGLERDRGVTGRLASAHRLIERQVGNAAGRLDAALGALDRAMSEAAEAVAQLEQARENLGDDPGALERVEERLFALRAAARKHGVPVGELAGLRTRMADQLAALDDGEVRRRRLEAEAAAARAAFVDAAGSLSGARSRQAARLDKAVIGELGPLRLERAKFVTRIDRLAEKDWSASGVDRVEFLVSTNPGTPPGSIGKIASGGELSRFMLALKVAMARVGDVATVVFDEVDSGIGGATAAAVGERLRRLARDLQVLVVTHSPQVAALADQHWLIRKTASRTRAATEVVALDAAGRREELARMLAGAEVTAEARAAADRLMAARA; encoded by the coding sequence ATGCTGCGCTGTCTCTCGATCCGCGATTTCGTTCTGATCGAGAAGCTGGACCTCACCTTCCCGGCAGGCAAGGGCTCGCGCCTGGGCGCGCTCACCGGCGAGACCGGCGCAGGCAAGTCGATACTGCTCGACGCCTTCAGCCTGGCGTTGGGCGGCCGGGCGGGCCAGGGGATCGTCAGGACGGGTACGACGCAGGCCGTGGTCGTCGCCGAATTCACGCTGTCCGAGGACCACCCGGCGCACGCGATACTCGCCGAGCAGGGCGTAGCGGACGAGGGCGACACCTTGCTGCTGCGTCGCGTCGTCGGTGCCGATGGCCGCGGCCGCGCCTATGTCAACGACCAGCCCGCTTCGGTCGGCCTGTTGAAACGGCTGGGTGAAACCCTGGTAGAGATCCAGGGTCAGTTCGAGCAGCACGGCCTACTGGTGCCGGTGAACCATCGCGACACGCTCGACGCCTTCGGCGGCCTGGAAAGCGACGCGGCGCGCGTCGCGGCGGCTTGGTCGGCGTGGCGCGCCGCGGAGAGCGCGCGCCTCGAGGCGACGACGGCCTTCGAGCAGGCGCAACGCGACGAGGAGTACTTGCGTCACGCCGTGGCCGAACTCGACAGGCTCGACCCGAAAGTCGACGACGAGGAGGCCTTGGCGGCAAGGCGCCAATTGCTGCGCCATGGGGCGGCCATCGGCGAGGCGGTGGCCCAGGCGCTGGACGGGCTGGAGCGCGACAGGGGCGTGACCGGCAGGCTGGCCTCGGCGCATCGGCTGATCGAGCGTCAGGTCGGCAATGCCGCCGGCCGTCTCGACGCGGCGCTGGGCGCGCTCGATCGTGCAATGTCGGAGGCAGCCGAAGCGGTGGCGCAGCTAGAGCAGGCGCGCGAGAACCTGGGTGACGATCCCGGCGCGCTGGAGCGCGTCGAGGAGCGGCTGTTCGCGCTGCGCGCGGCGGCGCGCAAGCATGGCGTGCCGGTGGGCGAGCTCGCCGGCCTGCGCACCCGCATGGCCGATCAGCTCGCCGCGCTCGACGACGGCGAAGTCCGGCGGCGCCGGCTGGAGGCCGAAGCCGCCGCGGCGCGGGCGGCCTTCGTCGACGCGGCCGGGTCGCTGTCGGGCGCGCGCTCCAGGCAGGCAGCGCGGCTCGACAAGGCGGTGATCGGCGAGCTGGGGCCGCTGCGGCTGGAGCGAGCGAAGTTCGTCACTCGCATCGATCGACTGGCCGAGAAGGACTGGTCCGCGTCCGGCGTCGATCGCGTCGAGTTCCTGGTCTCGACCAATCCCGGCACGCCGCCGGGTTCGATCGGCAAGATCGCCTCGGGCGGCGAGCTGTCGCGCTTCATGCTGGCACTGAAGGTGGCGATGGCGCGCGTCGGCGATGTCGCGACCGTGGTGTTCGACGAGGTCGACAGCGGCATCGGCGGCGCCACGGCGGCGGCGGTGGGCGAACGCCTGCGCCGGCTGGCGCGCGACCTGCAGGTGCTGGTCGTGACACACTCGCCGCAAGTCGCCGCGCTGGCCGACCAGCACTGGCTCATCCGCAAGACGGCCAGCCGCACCAGGGCGGCGACCGAGGTCGTAGCGCTTGACGCCGCAGGTCGCCGCGAGGAGCTGGCGCGCATGCTGGCGGGCGCCGAGGTTACGGCCGAGGCGCGCGCCGCGGCCGACCGCCTGATGGCGGCACGGGCCTGA
- the ligA gene encoding NAD-dependent DNA ligase LigA: protein MSRAAKVVEQIAVDKLTRRQANQELARLAQEIAHHDKLYHQQDAPEISDAQYDALRQRLKAIEAKFPELMTLDSPSMKVAPAPSAGFAKVRHARPMLSLDNAFSDEEITEFVERVRRFLEREIALDADTEIALTCEPKIDGLSLSIRYENGELVRAATRGDGAEGEDVTANVRTLADVPKRLKGKAPEALDVRGEVYMRRADFVALNERQAAAGEKTFANPRNGAAGSLRQLDATITAGRPLRFFAYAWGEAEPRTWNTQHDFLDRLSRWGFEVNPETRLCRTIDDVLAFYRDIGARRSSLPYDIDGVVYKVDRVDWQAILGFVSRSPRWALAHKFPAEKAQTVLNAIAIQVGRTGALTPVAELEPINVGGVLVARATLHNADEIERLDVRVGDTVTIQRAGDVIPQVLGVVMERRPRGAKRFVFPETCPCELRTPVVREEDGVVRRCSGGLECPFQQVERLRHFVSRQSFDIEGLGWVHIENFWRDGLLKQPVDLFRLTRDDLRRREGWGDQSADKLIAAIDARRRIALDRFINALGIPSIGEATAKALAREYGEAQAWFDAMREAGRERAATPEPTRKEKAAAEVGVEFGRLCNVQDIGVTTADRIVAFFAEGHNETIIRELLGEIAVEPFRSAAVASDSPFSGKVMVFTGTLSAMSRDAAEARAEALGAKVTSSVSKKTDFVVVGADAGSKAKKAAELGVRILSEEEWLGMGGG from the coding sequence ATGTCGCGCGCGGCGAAGGTGGTCGAGCAGATCGCGGTGGACAAGCTCACCAGGCGGCAGGCCAACCAGGAGCTGGCGCGCCTCGCGCAGGAGATCGCGCACCACGACAAGCTCTACCACCAGCAGGACGCGCCGGAGATCAGCGACGCCCAGTATGACGCGCTGCGCCAGCGGCTGAAGGCGATCGAGGCGAAATTCCCCGAGCTGATGACGCTCGACAGCCCCTCGATGAAGGTGGCGCCGGCGCCGTCGGCTGGCTTCGCAAAGGTGCGCCACGCGCGCCCCATGCTGTCGCTCGACAACGCCTTTTCCGACGAGGAGATCACCGAGTTTGTCGAGCGCGTGCGCCGCTTCCTCGAGCGCGAGATCGCGCTGGATGCCGACACCGAGATCGCCTTGACCTGTGAGCCCAAGATCGACGGCCTGTCGCTGTCGATCCGCTACGAGAACGGCGAGCTGGTGCGGGCGGCGACGCGCGGTGACGGCGCCGAGGGCGAGGATGTCACCGCCAATGTGCGCACGCTGGCGGACGTGCCCAAGAGGCTGAAGGGCAAGGCACCCGAGGCGCTCGACGTGCGCGGCGAGGTCTACATGCGCCGTGCGGACTTCGTCGCGCTGAACGAGCGCCAGGCAGCGGCAGGCGAGAAGACCTTCGCCAATCCGCGCAACGGCGCCGCCGGCTCGCTGCGCCAGCTCGACGCCACGATCACGGCGGGCCGCCCATTGCGGTTCTTTGCCTACGCCTGGGGCGAGGCCGAGCCGCGTACCTGGAACACGCAGCACGATTTCCTCGACCGGCTGAGCCGGTGGGGTTTCGAGGTCAACCCGGAAACGAGGCTCTGCCGCACGATCGACGACGTGCTCGCGTTCTATCGCGACATCGGCGCGCGACGCTCGTCGCTGCCCTACGACATCGACGGCGTGGTCTACAAGGTCGACCGCGTCGACTGGCAGGCGATCCTGGGTTTCGTCAGCCGCTCGCCGCGCTGGGCGCTCGCGCACAAGTTTCCGGCCGAGAAGGCGCAGACGGTGCTCAACGCCATCGCCATCCAGGTCGGACGCACAGGCGCGCTGACACCAGTCGCCGAACTGGAGCCGATCAACGTCGGCGGGGTGCTGGTGGCGCGCGCCACCTTGCACAACGCCGACGAGATCGAGCGGCTGGACGTGCGCGTGGGCGACACGGTGACCATCCAGCGCGCGGGCGACGTGATTCCCCAGGTGCTGGGCGTGGTCATGGAGCGCAGGCCGCGCGGCGCCAAGCGCTTCGTCTTTCCCGAGACCTGCCCCTGCGAGCTCAGGACGCCCGTGGTGCGCGAGGAGGACGGCGTGGTGCGGCGCTGTTCCGGCGGCCTCGAGTGCCCCTTTCAGCAGGTCGAACGCCTGCGCCATTTCGTGTCGCGCCAGTCGTTCGACATCGAGGGGCTGGGTTGGGTGCATATCGAGAACTTCTGGCGCGATGGCCTGCTGAAGCAGCCGGTCGACCTCTTCCGCCTCACCCGCGACGACCTGCGCAGGCGCGAGGGCTGGGGCGACCAGTCCGCCGACAAGCTGATCGCCGCGATCGACGCGCGCCGGCGCATCGCACTGGACCGCTTCATCAACGCGCTGGGCATCCCCTCGATCGGCGAGGCCACCGCCAAGGCGCTGGCGCGCGAGTACGGCGAGGCGCAGGCCTGGTTCGACGCCATGCGCGAAGCGGGCAGGGAGCGTGCGGCGACGCCCGAGCCGACCAGGAAGGAGAAGGCCGCCGCCGAGGTGGGGGTCGAGTTCGGTCGGCTGTGCAACGTGCAGGACATCGGTGTCACCACGGCCGACAGGATCGTCGCGTTCTTCGCCGAGGGGCACAACGAGACCATCATCCGCGAGCTGCTGGGCGAGATCGCCGTCGAGCCCTTCCGCTCTGCCGCCGTCGCCAGCGACTCGCCGTTCTCCGGCAAGGTCATGGTCTTCACCGGCACGCTCTCGGCCATGAGCCGCGACGCTGCCGAGGCCCGGGCGGAGGCGCTGGGCGCCAAGGTCACCAGCTCGGTGTCCAAGAAGACCGACTTCGTCGTGGTCGGCGCCGACGCCGGGTCGAAGGCCAAGAAGGCGGCCGAGCTGGGCGTGCGCATCCTCAGCGAGGAGGAGTGGCTGGGGATGGGCGGCGGCTGA
- a CDS encoding sterol desaturase family protein, which yields MLTDLLPPWLSVAVVAWTLHMVVYHGIALGFDWLDATARLQHFRVRRPERRGYAALLPRVLFNQCIILLPCMLALEWTGLAFVGEPQLDASWFIASLLLMAVGHDVVQYVGHRLMHRRSLLRVLGHHVHHSTGASRAVSACYMSGPDFFLEIVLPYLLPLVLVGGGGSDLLFHVVTMSLGAVGGLYEHSGFDFARALRGEKSTPLRTTICNFIADKTSSHAHAEHHRRSTVSFSDGFGSPGICDTLFRTRWDLADGATAPPQGARPAHSEGGAAD from the coding sequence ATGCTCACGGATCTCCTCCCGCCTTGGCTGTCCGTCGCCGTGGTCGCCTGGACGCTGCACATGGTCGTCTACCATGGCATCGCGCTGGGTTTTGACTGGCTGGACGCCACGGCCCGCCTGCAGCACTTCCGGGTGCGCCGGCCGGAGCGTCGCGGCTATGCGGCGCTGCTGCCGCGCGTGCTGTTCAACCAGTGCATCATCCTGCTGCCCTGCATGCTGGCGCTGGAGTGGACCGGATTGGCCTTCGTCGGCGAGCCGCAGCTCGATGCCAGCTGGTTCATCGCCTCGCTGCTGCTGATGGCCGTCGGCCATGACGTCGTGCAGTACGTCGGCCATCGCCTGATGCACCGGCGTTCGCTGCTGCGCGTGCTGGGCCACCACGTCCATCACTCGACCGGCGCCAGCCGTGCCGTCAGCGCCTGCTACATGAGCGGGCCGGATTTCTTCCTCGAGATCGTGCTGCCCTACCTGCTGCCGCTGGTGCTGGTCGGCGGCGGCGGATCGGATCTGCTGTTCCACGTCGTTACCATGAGCCTGGGCGCGGTGGGCGGCCTGTACGAGCATTCCGGCTTCGATTTCGCCCGCGCGCTGCGCGGCGAGAAGTCGACGCCGCTGCGCACGACGATCTGCAACTTCATCGCCGACAAGACCAGCAGCCATGCCCACGCCGAGCACCACCGGCGCTCCACGGTGAGCTTCAGCGACGGCTTCGGCAGCCCGGGCATCTGCGACACGCTGTTCCGCACCCGCTGGGACCTGGCGGATGGCGCCACCGCGCCACCACAGGGCGCGCGACCTGCCCACAGCGAAGGCGGCGCCGCCGACTGA